A stretch of Carya illinoinensis cultivar Pawnee chromosome 14, C.illinoinensisPawnee_v1, whole genome shotgun sequence DNA encodes these proteins:
- the LOC122293413 gene encoding uncharacterized protein LOC122293413 has product MRFQEQGENSKKMTLERATTPKMSSPCHSTTNSMAISLYKRSTSHSSRSSFRTLTHSKGMIAPWCDSSGGCPASNMRSLIAVLPKSPSPICSDCSSPRDSTTCSTLSQTSNSQVPTSCPARNLSSCIVSFDGPTSRKDIDGWMENAKSCCWVRQPYLLNNQFKALDQELSGPTLPSTEELSYQAYADSMHGAFGARSQNDGQHKLLSHLEPHHALFDEVKRRELEADIDAWKKAKFLELVDELERKEAAISIWEFEKTKKAMEELEKLESKLERKRLREIEKTQKKIGRVNKEANKKKSKARRSTIEEISAVSAITEKIRATKSFLLLALKKFC; this is encoded by the exons ATGCGCTTTCAAGAACAAGGAGAAAATTCCAAGAAGATGACACTGGAAAGAGCTACGACACCGAAAATGTCCTCCCCCTGCCACAGCACCACCAACTCCATGGCCATCTCTCTGTACAAACGCAGTACCTCACATTCGTCCCGTTCTTCATTCAGAACCTTAACGCATTCAAAAGGAATGATTGCCCCGTGGTGTGATTCCTCTGGAGGCTGTCCGGCGTCGAACATGAGGTCTCTTATTGCCGTTTTGCCCAAATCTCCATCACCCATTTGCAGCGATTGCTCCAGCCCTCGAGACTCAACAACTTGCTCTACCCTATCGCAAACATCCAACTCTCAAGTTCCCACTTCGTGCCCCGCAAGAAACCTG AGCTCCTGCATTGTGTCCTTTGATGGTCCCACTTCTCGTAAGGACATAGATGGATGGATGGAGAACGCCAAAAGTTGTTGCTGGGTTCGTCAGCCCTATTTGCTGAACAACCAGTTTAAAG CTCTTGATCAGGAACTTTCCGGCCCGACTCTACCTTCAACTGAAGAGCTGAGCTATCAAGCATACGCTGATAGCATGCATGGAGCCTTCGGAGCCCGAAGCCAGAACGATGGACAGCATAAATTGCTGAGTCACCTGGAACCTCACCATGCATTATTTGATGAAGTCAAGAGGCGGGAGCTTGAAGCTGATATAGATGCATGGAAGAAAGCTAAATTTCTGGAACTCGTGGACGA ACTGGAAAGGAAAGAAGCTGCTATAAGTATTTGGGAGTTTGAGAAGACCAAGAAGGCCATGGAAGAGTTGGAGAAACTTGAG AGCAAGCTGGAGAGAAAACGTTTGCGGGAAATTGAGAAGACACAGAAGAAAATAGGCAGAGTCAATAAAGAGGCAAACAAGAAAAAATCAAAGGCTAGACGATCTACAATTGAGGAGATATCAGCAGTTTCAGCAATTACAGAGAAGATCCGGGCCACCAAGAGTTTTCTGCTGCTCGCGCTTAAGAAGTTCTGTTAG
- the LOC122294523 gene encoding protein transport protein Sec61 subunit beta-like: MALGGPTPPRGSAAATASMRRRRTTSSGASGGAAGTMLQFYTDDAPGLKISPNVVLVMSIGFIAFVAILHVMGKLYFVRKEA, encoded by the coding sequence ATGGCTTTAGGAGGACCAACTCCACCAAGAGGAAGTGCAGCAGCTACTGCAAGCATGCGCCGGAGGAGGACAACTAGTAGCGGGGCCTCTGGAGGTGCAGCCGGGACTATGCTCCAGTTTTACACGGACGATGCCCCAGGACTCAAGATCTCTCCGAATGTTGTTCTTGTCATGAGTATTGGCTTCATAGCCTTTGTTGCAATCCTTCATGTCATGGGTAAGCTGTACTTTGTGCGTAAAGAGGCTTAG